Proteins co-encoded in one Ziziphus jujuba cultivar Dongzao chromosome 9, ASM3175591v1 genomic window:
- the LOC107426077 gene encoding nodulin homeobox isoform X5 produces MRHSKEEASCSAPQVIDLISAVRELNGLSSQDLNILLRDSENFTVQYVTEKESLLKIDMEKLAASLPLHLIAVLMSSDRDEALLRYLLCGIRFLHSLCDLAPRHAKLEQILLDDVKVSEQLLDMTIYMLIVLACYEQENHNFSTLPLLHSTLVACSLHLLTACISSQWQDLVHVLLAHPKVDIFMDAAFGAVCVAIKFLEIELSTQHTDFGNKSSLTAEQMVNYLCQQCEASLQFLQSLCQQKLFRERLLSNKELCGKGGVLFLAQAILKLNDMPMPHFVECARVVAAVSRLKAKVLSILLSLCEAESISYLDEVASSPGSLDLAKSVSLETKVLTAIFSLPHGDFLSTWCSSELPVKEEDGSIEYDSFAAAGWVLDVFSSINPRNPPSLDFTAVSNNMSQASYAHQRTSLFVKVIANLHCFVPTICEEQERNLFLNKFMECLQMDQSDELPGFIHNSHSPKAPTVCRNLRSLLSHAESLIPNFLNEEDLQLLRVFFNQLQSLLSSTEFEENRVQQIQEKKYEESISWDKFAKLNISEHHQEAQSAGGCSSPLQKEPTDLNNKSGNLKEEMCENSAFQDADQTFVNEQEDQGADAIMEDKGKSGRSASGGMAEIDRDAQNVETSGSDTSTTRGKNAVDQMDNGEFPKSSLPIKESGNGSNLEDEKVETVQCEEKQRRKRKRTIMNDKQISLIERALVDEPEMQRNAALVQSWADKLSSHGSEVTSSQLKNWLNNRKARLARTGRDHRATLEGETSFPDKQVGPGLRSHDTPESPGEDANIQSNSSRDPQTMLRSGAARITDSSPSEAVPMGLPELQTKPGQYVMLVDSVGEEIGKGRVFQVHGQWYGRNLEELRTCVIDVKELKAKRGTRLPYPCVATGVSFEEAVTKIGVMRVMWDANRIFVLRPK; encoded by the exons ATGAGACATAGTAAGGAAGAGGCATCATGCAGTGCTCCACAA GTCATTGACTTAATTTCAGCAGTGAGGGAGTTAAATGGGCTCAGTTCTCAGGATCTTAATATATTATTGAGGGACTCAGAAAATTTTACAGTACAGTATGTTACTGAGAAAGAATCTTTATTAAAG ATTGACATGGAAAAGCTTGCAGCGTCACTTCCATTGCACCTAATTGCAGTACTCATGTCATCAGATAGAGATGAAGCCTTGCTGAGATATTTGTTATGTGGCATTCGGTTCTTGCATTCCTTGTGTGATTTAGCACCTCGGCATGCTAAGCTTGAACAG ATTTTGCTAGATGATGTGAAAGTGTCAGAGCAACTGCTTGACATGACGATCTATATGCTAATCGTTTTGGCCTGTTATGAACAG GAAAACCATAATTTCAGTACTCTTCCCCTTCTACATTCTACACTGGTGGCATGCAGTCTACATCTATTAACGGCATGTATATCTTCACAGTGGCAAGATCTTGTGCATGTATTGCTCGCACATCCTAAG GTTGACATATTTATGGATGCAGCTTTTGGAGCAGTTTGTGTAGCCATTAAATTTCTTGAGATCGAGCTGTCAACACAACATACTGATTTTGGTAACAAATCAAGTTTGACCGCCGAACAAATGGTTAACTATCTCTGCCAACAATGTGAGGCCTCTTTACAGTTTCTTCAGTCGCTTTGCCAGCAAAAATTGTTTCGTGAGCGACTACTCAGCAATAAG GAACTATGTGGAAAGGGTGGTGTTCTGTTTCTAGCTCAAGCCATCTTGAAGTTAAACGATATGCCAATGCCACATTTTGTAGAGTGTGCCAGAGTCGTGGCTGCTGTATCTAGGCTGAAAGCGAAAGTGTTATCAATT TTGTTGAGTCTGTGTGAAGCAGAAAGCATTTCTTACCTGGATGAAGTTGCCAGCTCGCCTGGAAGCCTGGATCTGGCTAAGTCTGTTTCATTAGAG ACGAAGGTTCTGACTGCAATATTTTCGCTTCCACATGGAGATTTTTTATCCACTTGGTGTTCTTCTGAACTCCCAGTGAAGGAAGAAGATGGTTCTATTGAATACGATTCATTTGCAGCGGCTGGATGGGTTTTGGATGTATTTTCATCAATCAACCCAAGAAACCCACCAAGTTTGGATTTTACTGCAGTCTCAAATAATATGTCCCAGGCTTCCTATGCACACCAGAGAACATCATTATTTGTGAAAGTAATTGCAAATCTTCATTGTTTTGTCCCCACCATCTGTGAAG AGCAGGAGAGGAACCTTTTTCTTAACAAGTTCATGGAATGCTTGCAAATGGATCAATCTGATGAGTTGCCTGGTTTTATACATAATTCGCATTCTCCCAAAGCTCCCACTGTCTGCAGGAATCTGC GTTCCTTGCTAAGTCATGCAGAATCGTTAATTCCTAATTTTTTGAATGAGGAGGATTTACAGCTCTTAAG GGTGTTTTTTAACCAGCTGCAATCGTTACTTAGTTCAACTGAATTTGAAGAAAATCGAGTCCAA CAAATTCAGGAAAAGAAATATGAGGAGTCAATATCTTGGGATAAGTTTGCTAAACTCAACATCAGCGAGCATCATCAG GAGGCTCAGAGTGCAGGGGGATGCTCATCACCGTTGCAAAAAGAACCTACAGATCTTAATAACAAAAGTGGTAATTTGAAAGAGGAAATGTGTGAGAATTCTGCTTTTCAAGATGCCGACCAAACTTTTGTGAATGAACAAGAGGATCAAGGAGCTGATGCAATAATGGAAGACAAAGGTAAATCTGGAAGGAGTGCATCTGGAGGCATGGCAGAGATTGATAGAGATGCTCAGAATGTTGAAACAAGTGGTTCAGATACAAGCACCACAAGAGGAAAGAATGCCGTTGATCAAATGGACAACGGTGAATTCCCAAAATCAAGCCTGCCCATCAAAGAGAGTGGGAATGGCAGTAATCTAGAAGATGAGAAGGTTGAAACTGTTCAGTGTGAAGAAAAGCAGCGGAGAAAACGAAAGCGAACTATCATGAACGATAAACAAATCTCTCTAATTGAGAGAGCCCTTGTAGATGAACCTGAAATGCAACGAAATGCAGCTTTGGTTCAATCATGGGCTGATAAATTAAGTAGTCAT GGTTCTGAAGTCACATCGTCTCAGTTAAAAAATTG GCTGAACAATAGAAAAGCAAGGCTCGCCCGCACAGGTAGGGATCACCGTGCGACTTTAGAGGGTGAAACTTCTTTCCCAGACAAACAGGTTGGGCCAGGACTTAGGTCCCATGATACTCCTGAGAGTCCTGGTGAAGATGCTAACATCCAATCAAATTCCAGTAGAGATCCTCAAACTATGCTGAGAAGTGGTGCCGCCAGAATCACTGATTCTTCCCCATCAGAAGCTGTTCCTATGGGTCTTCCAGAACTTCAGACAAAACCGGGTCAATATGTTATGCTTGTAGACTCGGTTGGAGAAGAAATTGGTAAAGGGAGGGTATTTCAGGTACATGGCCAATGGTATGGAAGGAACTTGGAGGAATTAAGAACGTGTGTAATAGACGTTAAAGAGCTGAAAGCCAAGAGAGGGACGAGGCTGCCATACCCGTGCGTAGCCACTGGAGTATCATTTGAGGAAGCTGTAACAAAAATAGGTGTGATGAGAGTGATGTGGGATGCCAACAGAATTTTCGTATTACGTCCTAAATGA
- the LOC107426077 gene encoding nodulin homeobox isoform X1: protein MRHSKEEASCSAPQVIDLISAVRELNGLSSQDLNILLRDSENFTVQYVTEKESLLKIDMEKLAASLPLHLIAVLMSSDRDEALLRYLLCGIRFLHSLCDLAPRHAKLEQILLDDVKVSEQLLDMTIYMLIVLACYEQENHNFSTLPLLHSTLVACSLHLLTACISSQWQDLVHVLLAHPKVDIFMDAAFGAVCVAIKFLEIELSTQHTDFGNKSSLTAEQMVNYLCQQCEASLQFLQSLCQQKLFRERLLSNKELCGKGGVLFLAQAILKLNDMPMPHFVECARVVAAVSRLKAKVLSILLSLCEAESISYLDEVASSPGSLDLAKSVSLEILELLKTALGRNPKHTAYSNRTFPMGFLQLNAMRLADIFSDDSNFRSYITVYFTKVLTAIFSLPHGDFLSTWCSSELPVKEEDGSIEYDSFAAAGWVLDVFSSINPRNPPSLDFTAVSNNMSQASYAHQRTSLFVKVIANLHCFVPTICEEQERNLFLNKFMECLQMDQSDELPGFIHNSHSPKAPTVCRNLRSLLSHAESLIPNFLNEEDLQLLRVFFNQLQSLLSSTEFEENRVQQIQEKKYEESISWDKFAKLNISEHHQEAQSAGGCSSPLQKEPTDLNNKSGNLKEEMCENSAFQDADQTFVNEQEDQGADAIMEDKGKSGRSASGGMAEIDRDAQNVETSGSDTSTTRGKNAVDQMDNGEFPKSSLPIKESGNGSNLEDEKVETVQCEEKQRRKRKRTIMNDKQISLIERALVDEPEMQRNAALVQSWADKLSSHGSEVTSSQLKNWLNNRKARLARTGRDHRATLEGETSFPDKQVGPGLRSHDTPESPGEDANIQSNSSRDPQTMLRSGAARITDSSPSEAVPMGLPELQTKPGQYVMLVDSVGEEIGKGRVFQVHGQWYGRNLEELRTCVIDVKELKAKRGTRLPYPCVATGVSFEEAVTKIGVMRVMWDANRIFVLRPK from the exons ATGAGACATAGTAAGGAAGAGGCATCATGCAGTGCTCCACAA GTCATTGACTTAATTTCAGCAGTGAGGGAGTTAAATGGGCTCAGTTCTCAGGATCTTAATATATTATTGAGGGACTCAGAAAATTTTACAGTACAGTATGTTACTGAGAAAGAATCTTTATTAAAG ATTGACATGGAAAAGCTTGCAGCGTCACTTCCATTGCACCTAATTGCAGTACTCATGTCATCAGATAGAGATGAAGCCTTGCTGAGATATTTGTTATGTGGCATTCGGTTCTTGCATTCCTTGTGTGATTTAGCACCTCGGCATGCTAAGCTTGAACAG ATTTTGCTAGATGATGTGAAAGTGTCAGAGCAACTGCTTGACATGACGATCTATATGCTAATCGTTTTGGCCTGTTATGAACAG GAAAACCATAATTTCAGTACTCTTCCCCTTCTACATTCTACACTGGTGGCATGCAGTCTACATCTATTAACGGCATGTATATCTTCACAGTGGCAAGATCTTGTGCATGTATTGCTCGCACATCCTAAG GTTGACATATTTATGGATGCAGCTTTTGGAGCAGTTTGTGTAGCCATTAAATTTCTTGAGATCGAGCTGTCAACACAACATACTGATTTTGGTAACAAATCAAGTTTGACCGCCGAACAAATGGTTAACTATCTCTGCCAACAATGTGAGGCCTCTTTACAGTTTCTTCAGTCGCTTTGCCAGCAAAAATTGTTTCGTGAGCGACTACTCAGCAATAAG GAACTATGTGGAAAGGGTGGTGTTCTGTTTCTAGCTCAAGCCATCTTGAAGTTAAACGATATGCCAATGCCACATTTTGTAGAGTGTGCCAGAGTCGTGGCTGCTGTATCTAGGCTGAAAGCGAAAGTGTTATCAATT TTGTTGAGTCTGTGTGAAGCAGAAAGCATTTCTTACCTGGATGAAGTTGCCAGCTCGCCTGGAAGCCTGGATCTGGCTAAGTCTGTTTCATTAGAG ATTCTTGAGTTGTTGAAGACTGCACTTGGTAGAAATCCCAAGCATACTGCTTATTCTAATAGAACTTTCCCAATGGGGTTTTTGCAACTCAATGCAATGCGCCTAGCTGACATCTTCTCTGATGATTCAAACTTCCGATCTTACATTACAGTATATTTT ACGAAGGTTCTGACTGCAATATTTTCGCTTCCACATGGAGATTTTTTATCCACTTGGTGTTCTTCTGAACTCCCAGTGAAGGAAGAAGATGGTTCTATTGAATACGATTCATTTGCAGCGGCTGGATGGGTTTTGGATGTATTTTCATCAATCAACCCAAGAAACCCACCAAGTTTGGATTTTACTGCAGTCTCAAATAATATGTCCCAGGCTTCCTATGCACACCAGAGAACATCATTATTTGTGAAAGTAATTGCAAATCTTCATTGTTTTGTCCCCACCATCTGTGAAG AGCAGGAGAGGAACCTTTTTCTTAACAAGTTCATGGAATGCTTGCAAATGGATCAATCTGATGAGTTGCCTGGTTTTATACATAATTCGCATTCTCCCAAAGCTCCCACTGTCTGCAGGAATCTGC GTTCCTTGCTAAGTCATGCAGAATCGTTAATTCCTAATTTTTTGAATGAGGAGGATTTACAGCTCTTAAG GGTGTTTTTTAACCAGCTGCAATCGTTACTTAGTTCAACTGAATTTGAAGAAAATCGAGTCCAA CAAATTCAGGAAAAGAAATATGAGGAGTCAATATCTTGGGATAAGTTTGCTAAACTCAACATCAGCGAGCATCATCAG GAGGCTCAGAGTGCAGGGGGATGCTCATCACCGTTGCAAAAAGAACCTACAGATCTTAATAACAAAAGTGGTAATTTGAAAGAGGAAATGTGTGAGAATTCTGCTTTTCAAGATGCCGACCAAACTTTTGTGAATGAACAAGAGGATCAAGGAGCTGATGCAATAATGGAAGACAAAGGTAAATCTGGAAGGAGTGCATCTGGAGGCATGGCAGAGATTGATAGAGATGCTCAGAATGTTGAAACAAGTGGTTCAGATACAAGCACCACAAGAGGAAAGAATGCCGTTGATCAAATGGACAACGGTGAATTCCCAAAATCAAGCCTGCCCATCAAAGAGAGTGGGAATGGCAGTAATCTAGAAGATGAGAAGGTTGAAACTGTTCAGTGTGAAGAAAAGCAGCGGAGAAAACGAAAGCGAACTATCATGAACGATAAACAAATCTCTCTAATTGAGAGAGCCCTTGTAGATGAACCTGAAATGCAACGAAATGCAGCTTTGGTTCAATCATGGGCTGATAAATTAAGTAGTCAT GGTTCTGAAGTCACATCGTCTCAGTTAAAAAATTG GCTGAACAATAGAAAAGCAAGGCTCGCCCGCACAGGTAGGGATCACCGTGCGACTTTAGAGGGTGAAACTTCTTTCCCAGACAAACAGGTTGGGCCAGGACTTAGGTCCCATGATACTCCTGAGAGTCCTGGTGAAGATGCTAACATCCAATCAAATTCCAGTAGAGATCCTCAAACTATGCTGAGAAGTGGTGCCGCCAGAATCACTGATTCTTCCCCATCAGAAGCTGTTCCTATGGGTCTTCCAGAACTTCAGACAAAACCGGGTCAATATGTTATGCTTGTAGACTCGGTTGGAGAAGAAATTGGTAAAGGGAGGGTATTTCAGGTACATGGCCAATGGTATGGAAGGAACTTGGAGGAATTAAGAACGTGTGTAATAGACGTTAAAGAGCTGAAAGCCAAGAGAGGGACGAGGCTGCCATACCCGTGCGTAGCCACTGGAGTATCATTTGAGGAAGCTGTAACAAAAATAGGTGTGATGAGAGTGATGTGGGATGCCAACAGAATTTTCGTATTACGTCCTAAATGA
- the LOC107426077 gene encoding nodulin homeobox isoform X3: MRHSKEEASCSAPQVIDLISAVRELNGLSSQDLNILLRDSENFTVQYVTEKESLLKIDMEKLAASLPLHLIAVLMSSDRDEALLRYLLCGIRFLHSLCDLAPRHAKLEQILLDDVKVSEQLLDMTIYMLIVLACYEQENHNFSTLPLLHSTLVACSLHLLTACISSQWQDLVHVLLAHPKVDIFMDAAFGAVCVAIKFLEIELSTQHTDFGNKSSLTAEQMVNYLCQQCEASLQFLQSLCQQKLFRERLLSNKELCGKGGVLFLAQAILKLNDMPMPHFVECARVVAAVSRLKAKVLSILLSLCEAESISYLDEVASSPGSLDLAKSVSLEILELLKTALGRNPKHTAYSNRTFPMGFLQLNAMRLADIFSDDSNFRSYITVYFTKVLTAIFSLPHGDFLSTWCSSELPVKEEDGSIEYDSFAAAGWVLDVFSSINPRNPPSLDFTAVSNNMSQASYAHQRTSLFVKVIANLHCFVPTICEEQERNLFLNKFMECLQMDQSDELPGFIHNSHSPKAPTVCRNLRSLLSHAESLIPNFLNEEDLQLLRVFFNQLQSLLSSTEFEENRVQQIQEKKYEESISWDKFAKLNISEHHQSAGGCSSPLQKEPTDLNNKSGNLKEEMCENSAFQDADQTFVNEQEDQGADAIMEDKGKSGRSASGGMAEIDRDAQNVETSGSDTSTTRGKNAVDQMDNGEFPKSSLPIKESGNGSNLEDEKVETVQCEEKQRRKRKRTIMNDKQISLIERALVDEPEMQRNAALVQSWADKLSSHGSEVTSSQLKNWLNNRKARLARTGRDHRATLEGETSFPDKQVGPGLRSHDTPESPGEDANIQSNSSRDPQTMLRSGAARITDSSPSEAVPMGLPELQTKPGQYVMLVDSVGEEIGKGRVFQVHGQWYGRNLEELRTCVIDVKELKAKRGTRLPYPCVATGVSFEEAVTKIGVMRVMWDANRIFVLRPK, encoded by the exons ATGAGACATAGTAAGGAAGAGGCATCATGCAGTGCTCCACAA GTCATTGACTTAATTTCAGCAGTGAGGGAGTTAAATGGGCTCAGTTCTCAGGATCTTAATATATTATTGAGGGACTCAGAAAATTTTACAGTACAGTATGTTACTGAGAAAGAATCTTTATTAAAG ATTGACATGGAAAAGCTTGCAGCGTCACTTCCATTGCACCTAATTGCAGTACTCATGTCATCAGATAGAGATGAAGCCTTGCTGAGATATTTGTTATGTGGCATTCGGTTCTTGCATTCCTTGTGTGATTTAGCACCTCGGCATGCTAAGCTTGAACAG ATTTTGCTAGATGATGTGAAAGTGTCAGAGCAACTGCTTGACATGACGATCTATATGCTAATCGTTTTGGCCTGTTATGAACAG GAAAACCATAATTTCAGTACTCTTCCCCTTCTACATTCTACACTGGTGGCATGCAGTCTACATCTATTAACGGCATGTATATCTTCACAGTGGCAAGATCTTGTGCATGTATTGCTCGCACATCCTAAG GTTGACATATTTATGGATGCAGCTTTTGGAGCAGTTTGTGTAGCCATTAAATTTCTTGAGATCGAGCTGTCAACACAACATACTGATTTTGGTAACAAATCAAGTTTGACCGCCGAACAAATGGTTAACTATCTCTGCCAACAATGTGAGGCCTCTTTACAGTTTCTTCAGTCGCTTTGCCAGCAAAAATTGTTTCGTGAGCGACTACTCAGCAATAAG GAACTATGTGGAAAGGGTGGTGTTCTGTTTCTAGCTCAAGCCATCTTGAAGTTAAACGATATGCCAATGCCACATTTTGTAGAGTGTGCCAGAGTCGTGGCTGCTGTATCTAGGCTGAAAGCGAAAGTGTTATCAATT TTGTTGAGTCTGTGTGAAGCAGAAAGCATTTCTTACCTGGATGAAGTTGCCAGCTCGCCTGGAAGCCTGGATCTGGCTAAGTCTGTTTCATTAGAG ATTCTTGAGTTGTTGAAGACTGCACTTGGTAGAAATCCCAAGCATACTGCTTATTCTAATAGAACTTTCCCAATGGGGTTTTTGCAACTCAATGCAATGCGCCTAGCTGACATCTTCTCTGATGATTCAAACTTCCGATCTTACATTACAGTATATTTT ACGAAGGTTCTGACTGCAATATTTTCGCTTCCACATGGAGATTTTTTATCCACTTGGTGTTCTTCTGAACTCCCAGTGAAGGAAGAAGATGGTTCTATTGAATACGATTCATTTGCAGCGGCTGGATGGGTTTTGGATGTATTTTCATCAATCAACCCAAGAAACCCACCAAGTTTGGATTTTACTGCAGTCTCAAATAATATGTCCCAGGCTTCCTATGCACACCAGAGAACATCATTATTTGTGAAAGTAATTGCAAATCTTCATTGTTTTGTCCCCACCATCTGTGAAG AGCAGGAGAGGAACCTTTTTCTTAACAAGTTCATGGAATGCTTGCAAATGGATCAATCTGATGAGTTGCCTGGTTTTATACATAATTCGCATTCTCCCAAAGCTCCCACTGTCTGCAGGAATCTGC GTTCCTTGCTAAGTCATGCAGAATCGTTAATTCCTAATTTTTTGAATGAGGAGGATTTACAGCTCTTAAG GGTGTTTTTTAACCAGCTGCAATCGTTACTTAGTTCAACTGAATTTGAAGAAAATCGAGTCCAA CAAATTCAGGAAAAGAAATATGAGGAGTCAATATCTTGGGATAAGTTTGCTAAACTCAACATCAGCGAGCATCATCAG AGTGCAGGGGGATGCTCATCACCGTTGCAAAAAGAACCTACAGATCTTAATAACAAAAGTGGTAATTTGAAAGAGGAAATGTGTGAGAATTCTGCTTTTCAAGATGCCGACCAAACTTTTGTGAATGAACAAGAGGATCAAGGAGCTGATGCAATAATGGAAGACAAAGGTAAATCTGGAAGGAGTGCATCTGGAGGCATGGCAGAGATTGATAGAGATGCTCAGAATGTTGAAACAAGTGGTTCAGATACAAGCACCACAAGAGGAAAGAATGCCGTTGATCAAATGGACAACGGTGAATTCCCAAAATCAAGCCTGCCCATCAAAGAGAGTGGGAATGGCAGTAATCTAGAAGATGAGAAGGTTGAAACTGTTCAGTGTGAAGAAAAGCAGCGGAGAAAACGAAAGCGAACTATCATGAACGATAAACAAATCTCTCTAATTGAGAGAGCCCTTGTAGATGAACCTGAAATGCAACGAAATGCAGCTTTGGTTCAATCATGGGCTGATAAATTAAGTAGTCAT GGTTCTGAAGTCACATCGTCTCAGTTAAAAAATTG GCTGAACAATAGAAAAGCAAGGCTCGCCCGCACAGGTAGGGATCACCGTGCGACTTTAGAGGGTGAAACTTCTTTCCCAGACAAACAGGTTGGGCCAGGACTTAGGTCCCATGATACTCCTGAGAGTCCTGGTGAAGATGCTAACATCCAATCAAATTCCAGTAGAGATCCTCAAACTATGCTGAGAAGTGGTGCCGCCAGAATCACTGATTCTTCCCCATCAGAAGCTGTTCCTATGGGTCTTCCAGAACTTCAGACAAAACCGGGTCAATATGTTATGCTTGTAGACTCGGTTGGAGAAGAAATTGGTAAAGGGAGGGTATTTCAGGTACATGGCCAATGGTATGGAAGGAACTTGGAGGAATTAAGAACGTGTGTAATAGACGTTAAAGAGCTGAAAGCCAAGAGAGGGACGAGGCTGCCATACCCGTGCGTAGCCACTGGAGTATCATTTGAGGAAGCTGTAACAAAAATAGGTGTGATGAGAGTGATGTGGGATGCCAACAGAATTTTCGTATTACGTCCTAAATGA